A single genomic interval of Musa acuminata AAA Group cultivar baxijiao chromosome BXJ3-4, Cavendish_Baxijiao_AAA, whole genome shotgun sequence harbors:
- the LOC135635467 gene encoding subtilisin-like protease: MEHRGPLVLKCCVLFLLLNGLAFRVSQGQLLPVVDDRGDSTTSYRLRTYIVHVKRPEGARLLTRHELKQWHESFLPNTTLDSGKRRLIYSYREVISGFAAKLTPEEATAMRSMEGFVYARLEVTHRIATTHTPQFLGLSQTGRAWDSGNEGKGVVIGVLDSGIWPHPSFGDDGMPAPTQKFKGSCIPLSGVTCNNKIVGARGFLEGEEVIAIDHHGHGTHVAGIAAANFVEGAEVLGMAAGKASGIAPKSHLSIYKVCFDDVDCPDSGILAAIDQAIEDRVDILSMSLGTTAATSYYFEDAVQLGSLTALRHGIVPVTTAGNGGPMFNTVHHDAPWVLTVGATSTDRRIRAKVKLGNGEEFAGESAYQPDSFDSSIMRTIVYPGEDHCSAESLKTIDVRDKIVLCSAGQTEEVDKGKAVSEAGGAAMIIMNRKKDGYTTSAEAHVLPVSHLSYEDGSKVLAYFKSQKSSSTATIIFGGTVFEQRPSPTVASFSSRGPNNGNILKPDVLAPGVNILAAWPFMVGPNASATPSNPTFNMISGTSMAAPHVAGIVALIKNSHPNWSPSAIHSAIITSAKDTDSDGNYIIDEHTNEAANVFAVGAGQVNPSGALDPGLVYEIDPAIYPKYLCSLGYTTEMVELMWHESGVQCEAEKHINPWDLNYPSISVVLSPDEVIKVSRTVKHVDGSAETYRARVTAPPGMAVELSKQELQFSGPDKEDTFDIDISIESLDKTSRPYGRGKIEWDSGTHVVTTPIAVEIGF; this comes from the coding sequence ATGGAGCACCGCGGGCCACTCGTCCTCAAGTGCTGCGTTCTCTTCCTGTTGTTGAACGGTTTGGCATTTCGTGTGAGCCAAGGCCAGCTTCTTCCCGTCGTCGATGACCGAGGAGACAGCACGACGTCGTACCGCCTCAGGACTTACATCGTCCATGTCAAGAGGCCCGAAGGCGCACGTCTGCTCACCAGGCATGAGCTTAAGCAGTGGCACGAGTCCTTCCTTCCCAACACCACTCTCGACTCCGGGAAGCGCCGGCTCATCTACTCGTACCGCGAGGTCATCAGTGGGTTCGCCGCGAAGCTGACGCCCGAGGAAGCGACGGCCATGAGATCCATGGAGGGGTTCGTGTATGCACGACTGGAGGTGACGCATCGGATCGCGACGACCCACACACCGCAGTTCCTGGGGCTGAGCCAGACGGGGAGGGCTTGGGACTCCGGGAACGAGGGCAAAGGCGTCGTCATTGGGGTGCTAGACAGCGGGATCTGGCCCCATCCCTCCTTTGGCGACGACGGAATGCCGGCTCCGACGCAGAAGTTCAAAGGGTCTTGCATCCCTTTGAGTGGTGTTACCTGCAACAACAAGATCGTCGGGGCCAGGGGTTTTCTTGAAGGTGAAGAGGTCATCGCCATCGATCACCATGGCCATGGGACGCATGTGGCTGGCATTGCAGCTGCCAACTTCGTCGAAGGTGCTGAGGTCCTTGGCATGGCGGCCGGCAAGGCCTCCGGGATCGCACCCAAATCTCACCTCTCCATCTACAAGGTGTGCTTTGATGACGTGGACTGCCCCGACTCTGGCATTTTAGCTGCCATCGATCAAGCTATCGAGGACAGGGTCGACATACTGTCAATGTCTTTGGGAACTACTGCCGCGACGAGCTACTATTTCGAAGATGCCGTTCAACTCGGCTCGCTCACAGCACTGCGTCACGGTATCGTCCCCGTCACCACCGCCGGCAACGGAGGCCCCATGTTCAACACAGTGCACCATGACGCGCCGTGGGTCTTGACCGTCGGCGCCACCTCTACCGACCGGAGAATAAGAGCCAAGGTGAAGCTTGGAAACGGGGAGGAGTTCGCCGGCGAGTCTGCTTACCAACCTGACTCCTTCGATTCATCCATCATGCGCACCATCGTGTACCCTGGCGAGGATCACTGCTCCGCCGAATCACTTAAGACCATCGACGTGCGTGACAAGATCGTTCTTTGTTCTGCTGGTCAAACAGAGGAGGTCGACAAGGGCAAGGCGGTCTCTGAAGCGGGAGGCGccgccatgatcatcatgaaccgaAAAAAGGATGGTTACACTACCAGTGCCGAGGCTCACGTCCTCCCAGTATCTCATCTGAGCTACGAGGACGGATCGAAAGTCCTTGCATACTTCAAATCACAGAAAAGCTCGAGCACAGCAACGATCATCTTCGGTGGCACGGTTTTCGAGCAGCGGCCATCTCCGACCGTAGCTTCGTTTTCTTCCAGGGGACCGAACAATGGCAACATTCTCAAGCCGGACGTCCTAGCGCCTGGCGTGAACATATTAGCGGCATGGCCATTCATGGTCGGACCTAATGCTAGCGCAACCCCGTCGAACCCCACGTTCAACATGATAAGTGGCACCTCCATGGCAGCTCCTCACGTCGCTGGCATCGTGGCGCTGATCAAGAACAGCCACCCAAACTGGAGTCCTTCCGCGATCCATTCAGCCATCATAACGTCCGCCAAGGACACAGACTCCGACGGCAACTACATCATCGACGAGCACACCAACGAAGCCGCCAACGTCTTCGCCGTCGGCGCCGGGCAGGTTAATCCATCGGGAGCTCTGGATCCAGGCCTGGTTTACGAGATCGATCCGGCTATCTACCCCAAATACCTCTGTTCCTTAGGGTACACCACCGAGATGGTCGAGCTAATGTGGCACGAGAGCGGAGTCCAGTGCGAAGCGGAGAAGCATATCAATCCATGGGACTTGAACTACCCTTCCATCTCGGTGGTTCTTTCTCCCGACGAGGTGATCAAAGTTTCTCGGACCGTGAAGCACGTCGATGGATCGGCGGAGACCTACCGTGCTAGAGTTACCGCGCCGCCAGGGATGGCAGTGGAGCTCTCGAAACAGGAGCTTCAATTCTCTGGGCCCGACAAAGAAGACACCTTCGACATCGACATCAGCATCGAGTCTTTAGACAAGACCAGCAGACCCTACGGAAGAGGCAAAATTGAGTGGGATTCTGGTACGCATGTCGTGACGACCCCCATCGCCGTCGAAATTGGTTTCTGA
- the LOC135635309 gene encoding 1-aminocyclopropane-1-carboxylate synthase 7-like → MGLAENQVSFDLLEKYLDQHPGASGWGCGISGFRENALFQDYHGLQTFRQEMATFMEQIREGRAKFDPERIVLTAGATAANELLTFILADPGDCLLIPTPYYPGFDRDLRWRTGVRIIPVHCSSSNGFQVTLQALEDAYVKAEGMKIRVRGLLLTNPSNPLGTAIARHVLEEVLDFVTQKDIHLISDEIYSGSVFSSDEFVSVAEIVEARGYEDCDRVHIVYSLSKDLGLPGFRVGAIYSYNDRVVTAARRMSSFTLVSSQTQRMLASMLADRGFTENYLKTNRERLKNRRDFITEGLKNAGIECLPGNAGLFCWMNLAPLLEEPTREGELRLWSLIVHEAKLNISPGSSCHCSEAGWFRVCFANMSQQTLEVALRRIKDFMKNMKAKQEK, encoded by the exons ATGGGTTTGGCAGAGAACCAA GTTTCATTTGATCTACTGGAGAAGTATTTAGACCAGCACCCGGGAGCATCCGGCTGGGGATGTGGTATCTCCGGCTTCAGAGAAAACGCTTTGTTTCAAGATTACCATGGTCTACAAACTTTTAGACAG GAAATGGCAACTTTTATGGAACAGATAAGAGAAGGCAGGGCAAAGTTTGATCCCGAACGCATCGTCCTCACCGCAGGTGCAACCGCCGCAAACGAGCTACTCACCTTCATCTTAGCAGATCCCGGAGATTGTTTGCTGATCCCAACACCTTATTATCCTGG GTTTGACAGAGATCTAAGATGGAGAACTGGTGTTCGTATCATTCCGGTCCACTGTAGCAGCTCAAATGGATTCCAAGTAACTCTCCAGGCCTTAGAAGATGCATACGTGAAAGCAGAAGGCATGAAGATTAGAGTCAGAGGACTTCTCCTCACAAACCCATCGAACCCGTTGGGCACCGCGATCGCAAGGCATGTACTCGAGGAGGTATTAGACTTTGTGACGCAGAAGGACATCCACTTGATCTCAGACGAGATCTACTCAGGCTCCGTGTTCTCCTCCGATGAGTTCGTCAGCGTCGCGGAGATTGTCGAAGCTCGCGGCTACGAAGATTGTGACCGAGTCCACATCGTGTATAGCCTCTCCAAGGATCTTGGCCTGCCTGGATTTAGAGTGGGAGCAATTTACTCGTACAACGATAGAGTGGTGACGGCTGCTAGGAGGATGTCCAGCTTCACATTAGTCTCGTCTCAGACTCAGAGGATGTTGGCTTCGATGCTGGCTGATAGAGGGTTCACCGAGAACTACCTGAAGACAAACAGAGAAAGGCTCAAGAATAGGCGTGATTTCATCACCGAAGGTCTCAAGAATGCCGGGATCGAGTGCTTGCCAGGGAATGCTGGGCTCTTCTGCTGGATGAATCTGGCACCATTACTCGAAGAGCCCACCAGGGAAGGAGAGCTGAGACTTTGGAGCTTGATAGTGCACGAGGCGAAGCTTAACATATCCCCAGGCTCTTCCTGCCACTGTTCGGAAGCAGGCTGGTTTAGGGTTTGCTTTGCTAATATGAGCCAGCAAACACTGGAAGTTGCACTGAGGAGAATAAAGGACTTCATGAAGAACATGAAGGCAAAACAAGAGAAATAA